The genomic window CACTAGAATCATAGATTTGCTAGTATCCTTTCGAATCCGAAGTTCGCTACAGGGTGCGCTGCATGATGAGGCGAACTTCGAATTCAGGACACTAGGACCCTAGTACATGAAGTACCGCTGCGCCATGGGCAGCACCTCTGCCGGCGCGCAGGTCAGCAATTCTCCATCGGCACGCACTTCGTAGGTCTCCGGATCGACTTCGATCTTTGGTGTGGCCCCGTTATGGATCAAGCTCTTTTTCGAAATCCCGTCGCGCGTGTTTAAAACGGGATAGAGCATCTTCTCGATCCCAAGCTTCTTGCCGAGACCTGAGGTGACGGCGGCCTTTGACGTAAACACCACCGACGATGCCGTCAGCGATTTTCCGAACGCGGCGAACATGGGCTGGTAATGCACGGGCTGCGGCGTCGGGATCGAGGCGTTCGGATCACCCATCGGCGCGGCCACGATCGAGCCGCCCTTGATGATGCAGTCCGGCTTGACGCCGAAAAACGCGGGCGACCATAAGACGAGGTCGGCCATCTTGCCTTTCTCGATCGAGCCGATCAGCTTCGACACACCATGCGCGATCGCCGGATTAATCGTGTATTTGGCGATGTAGCGCTTTACACGAAAATTGTCGTTATCCTTGCCCTTGTCCTCGGGCAGCGATCCGCGTTGCTTCTTCATCTTGTCCGCGGTCTGCCAGGTTCGAATGATCACTTCGCCGAGGCGGCCCATGGCTTGTGAATCTGAGGACATCATCGACAAGGCGCCGAGATCGTGAAGGATATCTTCTGCGGCGATGGTTTCCTTGCGGATGCGGCTTTCCGCGAAAGCCAGGTCTTCGGCGATCGACGGGTCGAGATGATGGCAGACCATCAGCATATCGAGATGCTCGTCGATGGTGTTGCGAGTGAACGGCCGCGTCGGATTCGTCGACGACGGAAGTACATTTTTCAGCCCGGCAACCTTGATGATGTCCGGCGCGTGACCGCCGCCCGCACCTTCCGTGTGAAAAGCATGGATCGTGCGCCCCTTGAAGGCTTTAATGGTATCCTCGACAAAGCCCGACTCATTCAGCGTGTCGGTATGGATCATCACCTGAATGTCGTGATCATCCGCGACAGAGAGGCAATTGTCGATCGCCGCTGGTGTCGTCCCCCAATCCTCATGCAGCTTGAGCGCACACGCGCCCGCCTTGATCATTTCGATCAATGCGGCGGGTCGCGAAGCATTACCCTTCCCGGAAATTCCGAGGTTGACGGGAAAGGCATCGAAGGACTGGATCATCCGCGCGATGTGCCACGGTCCCGGCGTACAGGTCGTTGCGAACGTACCATGCGAGGGCCCGGTGCCGCCTCCCAGCATCGAAGTGACGCCCGACATCAGGGCGTGTTCAATCTGCTGCGGGCAGATGAAATGGATGTGGCTATCAAAACCACCCGCCGTGAGGATCCTGCCCTCGCCCGCGATGACGTCGGTGCCAGGACCGATCACAATCGTCACGCCAGGCTGGATGTCCGGATTGCCGGCCTTGCCGATGGCTGAGATGTAACCATCCTTGATCGCGACATCGGCCTTAACAATACCCCAGTGGTCCACGATCAGCGCGTTGGTGATCACAGTATCGGCGGCGCCTTGTCTGTTGGTGACTTGCGACTGGCCCATGCCGTCGCGGATCACCTTGCCGCCGCCAAACTTCACCTCCTCACCATAGACGGTGAAATCTTTCTCGACCTCGATAATCAGATCGGTGTCGGCCAGCCGCACGCGATCGCCGGTCGTAGGGCCGAACATATCGGCATAGACGGAACGTTTAATCCTGGTGGCCATGAAAAACCGCTTTCAGTATGCCTTGCCGTTTAACTCTTTGCTTGCATTCACAGCTTGCCGCTTACCTCTCCGCGGAAGCCGTAGATGGTGCGCTTGCCCGCAAGCGCGACGAGATTGACCTCGCGCGTCTGCCCCGGTTCAAATCGCACTGCAGTGCCCGCCGCGATGTCCAGCCGCATGCCGCGCGCCTTCTTGCGATCGAACTTCAGCGCCGGATTGGTCTCAAAGAAATGGTAATGCGACCCGACCTGAATGGGACGATCGCCGGCATTCGCAACGGTAAGCGTCACCGTTTTGCGACCCGCGTTGAGCTCGATGTCACCTTCTTTGATGAACTTTTCACCTGGGATCATGGCCACCCTCAACGAATTGGCTGGTGAACGGTGACAAGCTTTGTTCCGTCTGGAAATGTCGCTTCAACCTGGATATCGTGAATCATCTCAGGAATTCCTGCCATCACTTGATCGCGCGTCAGGACTTCCGCTCCGGCCTTCATCAACTCAGCGACGGTTCGCCCATCACGCGCGCCTTCGACGATAAAATCCGAAATGATCGCCACCGCTTCGGGGTGATTGAGCTTGACGCCACGCTCCAGGCGCCGCCGCGCCAC from Nitrobacteraceae bacterium AZCC 1564 includes these protein-coding regions:
- a CDS encoding urease subunit alpha (product_source=KO:K01428; cath_funfam=2.30.40.10,3.20.20.140; cog=COG0804; ko=KO:K01428; pfam=PF00449,PF01979; superfamily=51338,51556; tigrfam=TIGR01792), translating into MATRIKRSVYADMFGPTTGDRVRLADTDLIIEVEKDFTVYGEEVKFGGGKVIRDGMGQSQVTNRQGAADTVITNALIVDHWGIVKADVAIKDGYISAIGKAGNPDIQPGVTIVIGPGTDVIAGEGRILTAGGFDSHIHFICPQQIEHALMSGVTSMLGGGTGPSHGTFATTCTPGPWHIARMIQSFDAFPVNLGISGKGNASRPAALIEMIKAGACALKLHEDWGTTPAAIDNCLSVADDHDIQVMIHTDTLNESGFVEDTIKAFKGRTIHAFHTEGAGGGHAPDIIKVAGLKNVLPSSTNPTRPFTRNTIDEHLDMLMVCHHLDPSIAEDLAFAESRIRKETIAAEDILHDLGALSMMSSDSQAMGRLGEVIIRTWQTADKMKKQRGSLPEDKGKDNDNFRVKRYIAKYTINPAIAHGVSKLIGSIEKGKMADLVLWSPAFFGVKPDCIIKGGSIVAAPMGDPNASIPTPQPVHYQPMFAAFGKSLTASSVVFTSKAAVTSGLGKKLGIEKMLYPVLNTRDGISKKSLIHNGATPKIEVDPETYEVRADGELLTCAPAEVLPMAQRYFMY
- a CDS encoding urease subunit beta (product_source=KO:K01429; cath_funfam=2.10.150.10; cog=COG0832; ko=KO:K01429; pfam=PF00699; superfamily=51278; tigrfam=TIGR00192), with product MIPGEKFIKEGDIELNAGRKTVTLTVANAGDRPIQVGSHYHFFETNPALKFDRKKARGMRLDIAAGTAVRFEPGQTREVNLVALAGKRTIYGFRGEVSGKL
- a CDS encoding urease subunit gamma (product_source=KO:K01430; cath_funfam=3.30.280.10; cog=COG0831; ko=KO:K01430; pfam=PF00547; superfamily=54111; tigrfam=TIGR00193) — translated: MNLSPREKDKLLVSMAAIVARRRLERGVKLNHPEAVAIISDFIVEGARDGRTVAELMKAGAEVLTRDQVMAGIPEMIHDIQVEATFPDGTKLVTVHQPIR